The DNA sequence catttatattttaattcaaCTTGCCAAACTTTAATCAATTgctttgaaaaactgaatttgaatattATAGTttgagagacttctgtaacgtctgaagtagcctccgagatgctaacgagatgctaatgAGATACAACGAgaatataaacagcattgcagcggatgcgaccTAGAGGACCTAACAAACGCtactagctaacagctaacagacgctactagctaacatctaacagacgctactagctaacagctaacagacgctactagcaccgactagcactggtcactgctgttgtctgaaaaacaacagacgggacaagtGTTGCGTTTAGGTAAACTAGTAAACCTcaagaccgacgtataaccgactgctatctgttgagttgtccTCCCGTCCCCTCGTCCTATGGGACGTCTCCATCTAgaacggggtgcagggaactactctgattGGCTCCTGAGCAGACGGTAGTAGCGGGAGATGCGCTATGCAcaaaacccggagcgttctatgaaatgacgctttaaaaaatgtaatcgctcgatcacgcaaatttgatcgtgggaagtcaaaatcgtggtcgtgattaaaattcgattaattgtgcagccctacaccAAAGGCGGTCAGTTCAATGGTGTttagatgctaacgagagacttctgtaacgtctgaagtagcctccgagatgctaacgagatgctaacgagatgctaacgagagacttcagtaatgtctgaagtagcctcccagaggctaacgagatgctaacgtgATGctaacaagatgctaacgagagacttctgtaacgtcaacatAGTttaaatggacctacttaaccaagttggttcactgctagcttagctacaagttagcatcaaacacaacaaaggctgtcaggtgaatggtgtttagagctaacgttagcatagcatcaaccatagatagctacaatgtTTCTCAGATGATTTagtcttctgttattgttcataATGTAGTAAagtagttattattattatttcatgtattcatgGTATAGCTTGAAATTGAATTCATTCATTTGGAACTGAAATCCAGTTTCTGTTATTGCTCATATTTCAGCCTATCCTGGCCATGGTACGCTGGGCGAGTTCTTGTCACTGGATGtcattgaccaatcagagtgtgtctgttgttttctgttgccAGGGAAACACCAAGGTGGACAGCTTCACCTTTAACGGCTCCACCCCCCTCCACATCGCTGCAGGGCGGGGCTCCGTCAAACTGACCGCTCTCCTGATGGCTGCAGGTacggcacgcacgcacgcacacacacacacacacacacacacacacacacacacacacacacacacacacacacacacacacacacacacacaacatggttagcttagcataaagactggaaacaaggggaAACCGCTAGCTTTTTCTAATGTCACATTTACGTTTTATCAGTGTTCTGTACATAGTTGCATAAACGGTCAATGCAACAACTCAAAtagtgtctctgtctgtctgtctctgtctctctgtctgtctctttgtctctgtctctttgtctgtctgtctctttgtctgtctgtctgtctctttgtctgtctctctctctctgtctgtctgtctgtctctctgtctgtttgtctgtctctctgtctctctgtctgtctctctgtctctctgtctgtgttcagGTGCAGACCCTCAGAAGGAGAACTTTGAGCCGCTCTTCTTCAGGGAGGACGACAGCTgtgaggaagagagggaagatGAGGATGAAGGCTACATCCCAGGAACCACTCCTCTCAACATGGCCGCCAACGCTCAGGTACCCCGCCTCAGAGGGACGA is a window from the Etheostoma cragini isolate CJK2018 unplaced genomic scaffold, CSU_Ecrag_1.0 ScbMSFa_2026, whole genome shotgun sequence genome containing:
- the LOC117940247 gene encoding nuclear factor NF-kappa-B p105 subunit-like — protein: PILAMVRWASSCHWMSLTNQSVSVVFCCQGNTKVDSFTFNGSTPLHIAAGRGSVKLTALLMAAGADPQKENFEPLFFREDDSCEEEREDEDEGYIPGTTPLNMAANAQVPRLRGTRYDVPAR